In Thalassococcus sp. S3, the sequence CCCCAGCAAACGGGCAACGCGGGGGTTTGGCGGCGTTGCCGCCATCTCCTCGACATTGGCCATGGTCACGCCTTCTTCCTCAGCGATCAGAAGGGCGGAGAGCATCCAGTTCACCACGTCAACGAACTCTTCATCGCCCTGACGCATGGCTGCGGAAATGGGTTCAGAGGACAATTGATCATCGAGGATCACATGCGCGTCGGGATTGTCGATTTCGGTTGCCCGCAAAACGGCGAGGTTCGGCCCCCACCCCGCGAAGGCATCACACCGGTTGGCCAGATAGGCCGCGCGCAGTTCCGATGCCTTTTCATAGGACACGATCGTATGATCGACATCGATGGTTTTCATATAATTCGCCGCGATGCGCTCAATCGTGGTGCCGGCTTCCACGCAAATCGTTCCCCCTTCGAGATCCTTGGCCTCAGAGATACCAAGATCGCCATGCGCCATGAACTGGGTGCCTCCGAAGAAATACGGCAACGAGAACTGGAGCCCAAGCTCCGTATCGCGGCCCATCGTCCAGCCTGTCGCCTTGATGATGATATCGACATCACCCGATTGCAGGGCGGGGAAACGCTGGGCCCAGCTCAGCGGGACGATCTGCACCTTGTTCGGATCGCCCAGAATAGCGGTTGTGAGCGCGCGGCAGATATCAATGTCGAGGCCCTTCCACTCGTTTCTGTCGTTCACTTCGACAAATCCGAAATAGCTGCCGTTGTGACCGGAACACAGCATCGTGCCCCGATCTTCGATTTGCTTCACCGTGGCGCTTTCCGCCGCGGCCCATGTCGGAGCGCAGACCACCGCCGCGATCGCCCCCAGTTTGGCGAAATGGTTCATCATTAACCTCCATGTAGTTGTACCGTATATCAGCACATTTGTTCTGTTATTGAGAATGTCGAGTCAAAAGACACCTGTCAACAGGTTTGAGATCCGCCCCGTCCCGAGACCGGTGCAAAGCTGTTTGACTGTGCAGAGAAAGGGCATCTTGCGCCGCTCTGGCATTCAACTCCGGGGCGCGGGCATGCGGATCAAGGGCCTTGCCGCCGGAACCCTGCCCGCCTTGGCTGCGGACGGGCGCCCGCCCGCATGATCATATGTCCGGGCAGTCCAGGTGAGGGCCAGCCGGGTCGTCACTTGCGGAGCGTTCGCACAAAAAAGGCCCCGGCAGGTTTCCCTGCCGGAGCCCGTAATACGTATTGGCGCCAGATTAGGCCGCGAGCGTCGTCTTGAGGTCGTAGGACGCGATCATCGGCGACATCGGGCTGTGGTTCTCATCATGCGGGATGTACTTCACTTCCATCTTGGTGAAGTTCAGCCGGATGGTTTCCATCGGACGGTCACCTGCCGTGCTGACGCTGTATTCGGCAATCAGCGTGTTCGTCAGTTTGTATTCCACGTACATGATGCCCGGGCTACCGGTGGTCACAAGGTGGATCACGGTGTTCTTGCCCAGCCGGCCAGTGCAGGCTTCGGCGAACAGTTTCGTGGACGAACTGTCGGTCACTTTGGTGAGAACAAGCTCGCTGACGGTCGGCTCGGACGCTTCACGGTTCGCCGTGGAGCCCGCCTGAGTATTCATATTGCGCGACACATTCCAGTGAAGCGATTCGATGTCCATCCAGTTCTTATGCTCTTCTTGAGTCGCATCGCCCGGAATTCCATCCAGCTGCATGTAGATCGGCATTCTTTATAACTCCTGGTAAGAAAGTCGTAAGATTTGGTGTTCGAAAAAGCACAACAGAATCACGGTGCTTTTTCAGCTTGCGAGGCGCCTCCTCTTGCCAACAGGGGCGACGGAAAACCCGTCTTCGTTGTCGACGCCAACCTCAACAGCGCGCGGCATCATACCGCTCGCCACTGAATCCAGAAAAAAGTCGGCCAGCCGCGGCAGCACGCTCCGCGCCAGCATCGTTTCGATAGCCCGTGCTCCGGTGTCCCCGGTTCGGGCGCGTTCCGCCAAAAGGTCCCGCGCGCTATCGGTGACCGTCATCTCTGCCTGATAGCTTTCCCGGACCCGCTCGCTGATCTTGGACAATTGAAGCTCCACGATCTGCGCCAGCGTTGCATCGTTCAGCGGCAGGTAAGGCACAATCGAGAGACGTCCCAGGAAGGCCGGTTTGAAGTCGCGGCTCAGATCGGCCTGCAGAAGATCCGGCAGTTCAGACGGCTCCGGCATGGTCTCGGGGTCTTCGGCAAGCGTGGCGAGCGTGTCGCTGCCAGTATTTGCCGTCATCAGGATCGTGGTGTTTCTAAAATCCACGTCCCGCCCCTCGCCATCCCGCAGCACGCCCTTGTCGAACACCTGATAAAAGATCTCCTGCACGCCGGGATGTGCCTTGTCGATTTCATCAAGCAAAAGAACGCTGTAGGGACGACGCCGCACCGCCTCGGTCAGCACCCCGCCCTCTCCATAGCCTACATATCCGGGGGGCGAGCCCATCAGCAGCGAGACTTTGTGCTCCTCCTTGAATTCGGACATGTTGATCACCGTCAGGCCTTGCGCCCCGCCGTAAAGCTCATCCGCCAAGGCCAGCGCCGTCTCGGTCTTGCCGATGCCGGACATGCCAACCAGCAGGAACACACCTTGCGGGCGGCGGGCGTCTTGCAGTCCGGCCTGGGCGATGCGCATCGCTTCGCAAATGCGATCAACGGCGGCATCCTGCCCCAACACCCGCGACTTGATCCGGTCGCCAAGGCTGCCGACAGCGGCGATCTGGCTTCGCATCAGTCGCCCGGTGGGTACGCCGGTCCAGCGCCCGATCACCGCCGCAACCGCTTCGGCATCAACGACCCGGTGCACCAGCGGCGCCTCCCCCCCGGCACGCGCCAGCTTTTTCTCAAGCGCGCCCAGACGTTGCAATGCGTCCTCTCCACCCTCACCGGCAACCTGATCCGCGGCGTCCGCCAGGGCCCGCTGCTCTGTCAGCTTGGCTGAAATTGCGGCGGCCTCTGCTTCCTCGGTCTGCAGCTTCCTGCGGAGATCCCTGAGATCTCGCGCCAATCCGGCACGCGGCGGCTCTGTTGCCAGCCGCTCGATTTCGACGCTCAGATCCCGGGCCTCGATCTCATGTCGGGCGAGATCGTCCGGGGTCACTTCGCGGCTGAGTTTGACCGCGGCCGCTGCCGTATCAATCACGCTGACCGCCTTGTCGGGCAATTGCCGCTCAGGCAGGTAGCGGGCGGACAATTCCACCGCAGCGCGCAGCGCGCTTTCGCGGATCGGCACGCCGTGATGTTCCTGAAACTTTGGTGCTACGGCGCGCAGCATGCGAATGGCCGTCTCGATCTCCGGTTCGGCAACCTTCACGGGATTGAAACGCCGCGTCAGCGCCGCGTCCTTTTCGAAATGCTTTTTGTATTCGCCCCATGTCGTGGCGGCGATGGTGCGCAACTCTCCCCGCGCCAGCGCTGGCTTGAGGATATTGGCGGCATCCCCCTGTCCGGCGGCCCCGCCCGCGCCGATCAGGCTGTGGGCTTCGTCGATAAAAAGAATGATCGGCGTTTCGGAGGCCCGAACCTGATCAAGCACCCCGCTG encodes:
- a CDS encoding amino acid ABC transporter substrate-binding protein → MNHFAKLGAIAAVVCAPTWAAAESATVKQIEDRGTMLCSGHNGSYFGFVEVNDRNEWKGLDIDICRALTTAILGDPNKVQIVPLSWAQRFPALQSGDVDIIIKATGWTMGRDTELGLQFSLPYFFGGTQFMAHGDLGISEAKDLEGGTICVEAGTTIERIAANYMKTIDVDHTIVSYEKASELRAAYLANRCDAFAGWGPNLAVLRATEIDNPDAHVILDDQLSSEPISAAMRQGDEEFVDVVNWMLSALLIAEEEGVTMANVEEMAATPPNPRVARLLGVDPGMGERLGLRDTWAKEMIAAVGNFGEIYDRNLGEGSPYKLDRGLNNLWSHGGVLYAPILD
- a CDS encoding type VI secretion system tube protein Hcp; translation: MPIYMQLDGIPGDATQEEHKNWMDIESLHWNVSRNMNTQAGSTANREASEPTVSELVLTKVTDSSSTKLFAEACTGRLGKNTVIHLVTTGSPGIMYVEYKLTNTLIAEYSVSTAGDRPMETIRLNFTKMEVKYIPHDENHSPMSPMIASYDLKTTLAA
- the tssH gene encoding type VI secretion system ATPase TssH, translated to MSAIDLHVLISRLSPEVAVSLEQAAALAVRHAHASVELEHWLAVLCAGEAASTIEAAGSDPARAHAEAVRAVDSLPRQAGGTPSMSTAVIDLAREAWTAASLRFGQSRVSVELLLLTLVSDTGLRAQVRRVAPALLNLSLGALEEAVQAKAASLPSDNATPLPQASGGAEDFLSAYATDLTAEARAGHIDRIVGRETELRQMVDILLRRRQNNPILLGEAGVGKTAVVEAFAVMIADGDAPSPLKHVSVFALDLNLLQAGAGVKGEFERRLSGVLDQVRASETPIILFIDEAHSLIGAGGAAGQGDAANILKPALARGELRTIAATTWGEYKKHFEKDAALTRRFNPVKVAEPEIETAIRMLRAVAPKFQEHHGVPIRESALRAAVELSARYLPERQLPDKAVSVIDTAAAAVKLSREVTPDDLARHEIEARDLSVEIERLATEPPRAGLARDLRDLRRKLQTEEAEAAAISAKLTEQRALADAADQVAGEGGEDALQRLGALEKKLARAGGEAPLVHRVVDAEAVAAVIGRWTGVPTGRLMRSQIAAVGSLGDRIKSRVLGQDAAVDRICEAMRIAQAGLQDARRPQGVFLLVGMSGIGKTETALALADELYGGAQGLTVINMSEFKEEHKVSLLMGSPPGYVGYGEGGVLTEAVRRRPYSVLLLDEIDKAHPGVQEIFYQVFDKGVLRDGEGRDVDFRNTTILMTANTGSDTLATLAEDPETMPEPSELPDLLQADLSRDFKPAFLGRLSIVPYLPLNDATLAQIVELQLSKISERVRESYQAEMTVTDSARDLLAERARTGDTGARAIETMLARSVLPRLADFFLDSVASGMMPRAVEVGVDNEDGFSVAPVGKRRRLAS